GAAAATGCTGATAATATTATAATAAACACATGCAGTGTAAGAGCACATGCTGAAGAGAGAGTTTTTTCAAGAGTAAAGCTATTTAATGCCAACAGAAAGAAAAACAAAAAAGACACAAAAATCATCATCATGGGATGTATGGCTCAAACTTCTAAAGAACATCTTGAAAGTTTGGGAGTTGATAAGATATTTGACGTATACAATGAAGTTAATATTATAGACTACTTAAAAGACGAAGAGGTTTTTGTAAGGAAGTTTAATGACAATTACATATTTAATAAGTCTTATGTTGATGAAGATAAACTGCATAAGGCTTTCATACCAATCACGCACGGATGTAATAACTGGTGTACATACTGTATAGTGCCTCACACAAGAGGAAAGATGATTAGCAGAAAGTCTAGTGAGATATTAGACGAATTAAAAAGACTCATTGACGAAGGAGCTAAAGAGATTACGCTTCTTGGGCAGAATGTTAATTCTTATGGGCTTGATATTGATAATGAAATAAACTTTACAGAATTATTATATAAAATAGACAAAGTTATAGAAGAAAAAGCAAAAGATAAGGTGTGGATAAGGTTTTTAACTTCTCACCCCAAAGATTTTGATAAAGAACTCGCTGATGCCATATGGAGCTTAAACAGTTTATGTAAGCATATACATTTGCCTTTTCAAAGTGGTTCAGATAGAATATTATCTTTAATGAATAGAAAATACACAAAAGAAGAATATATTAAAAAAGTATCATATTTAAGAGAGCATGCTGATGATTTTCCTATTTCTACAGATATTATAGTAGGTTATGCAGATGAAACTGAAGAAGAATATCAAGAAACACTAGCTTTACTTGAAAGTATTGGTTTTGAAGAAGCTTATTTATATAAATATTCTGAGAGAGAAGGCTCTATTGCATACAAAAAGAAAGTTCAATATGATAAGGCGGCAGGGGCAAGAAGACTCACTCAAATAGTTAACTTCCAAAGAGAATTAGCTCAAAAATTACTATCAAAGCAAGTGGGCAAAAAAGCTTATATAATGATAGATGATATTGCTAAAGATAATATGCACTATTTATGCAGAAGCAAAGAAAATAGAATAGTGTTAATAAAAAAAGAAGAACAACTTAATATGGGTGATATCTATTACTCTGAAATAACTGAGATAAAAAATCATACTTTAATTGGAAATTTAATAAAATAAAAAAAATATTCAAATAATTTGTGAAAAAAAAATTCATTTTCTGTTTATATATTTGCAATTTTTTTTGTTAAATGGTAAAATTTTATTATAATAATTTTAGGGGTAGCATCTTGAGTTGTAATATTTGTGGCAAGAATCTTGCTGTTTTACATATAAAAGAATCTATAGGTAATGAAAAATACGAAATGCATATCTGTGAAGAATGCGAGAAAAAAATGAATATAATGGAAAAATGCATAGAACTTGAATTTAATAACTTGCATACAATATTTCCAGAATCTAAACCTGTTGTTAATATAAAAAAGAAAAATAACAAAAAACATAAAATAAAAGATAAAATATGCCCTTCTTGCGGTTATTCTTTAAGAGAGTTTATGAAAACAGGTATAATGTCTTGTCCTAAATGTTATGAAAACTTCTCTAAAAACATAGCTAAACATGTAAGAAAAATACATACTTATAATAAGCACTTAGGAAGAGTTGCTAATAAAAATCTCACCAATAGAGATATAGAAGAGAAAATTAAACAATATGAAGCTACTATGGATATGCTAATAAAAATAGAAAACTATGAAGAAGCTTCTATTATTAAAAATAAAATAGAAAACCTTAAACAAACTTTAAATATAAAAGAAACTTTAAGTGAAAATAAAGATGTTCACAGATAATAATATTGCTAAGTGGATATATAAAAAAGGCTTAGAAGATAATATTATTTTATATTCTAAAGTATCCATATATAGAAATATAGACAATATTAGATTCTATAATCATATAGATAAAGATGATATAGAAAAAATCGACAGCATTCTAACAAAAGAAATAGAAGAACTTAAAATCTTAGATATTCATCTTGAAAAAATAAAGTTAAGAGAGATTGCTCCATTAGAAATTAAGCTTTTAAAAGAAAATCTTACAATACCAAATAAAAGAAATCTCCTAAATGCTTCGCTTTATATGGATGAAGACGAGGAAACATCTATTTTAATAAATTCTAATGAACATTGCGAAATACAAACTATAGCTAGAGGCTTAGAAATAGAAGAATGTTTTAATAGAGCTTATAAAATAGAAAGCATATTAGATAAAAAAATAGATTTTGCTTTTAATAAAAAATTTGGATATTTAACTAGCTCTCCAGAAAAAATAGGCATTGCAATGAATCTCACAGTATCTATGGCAATACCAGCTTTAATATGGAAAACCCCAGATAATATAGAATATTTTATTAATAAGGCATCAAAAAAAGGTTTTGACATATCAATTAGAGCAGGAAGAACAATGCCTGTACTTAATATAACAAATAAAACTATGATGGGGCTTTCAGAAAAAGATGTTTTAGATAATATGCTTGAAATCGTAAATTATATTTTAGACAAAGAAAAAAAGATGCGTTCAAAAATAAAAAATATAGATAGACTCAATATAGAAGATAAAGTTTATAGGAGCAGAGCTATATTATCGAATGCTAGGGTTATGAATTATATGGAGTTTATAAAGCATAATTTATGGCTTAGAGTTGGTTTAGATTGCAATATTATTGATGATATAGATTTAGATACTTTATCTTATATGATATTTATCTCTAAAAATAATCATTTAAAATCAATGTTTAGCAACAAAAAAAAGTATAAAAAAGTTTATGAGATGAGGGCTGCTGCATTAAGAAATATAATGAATCAACAATAAAATTATTTCATTAATAATTTTATCATATCTAATATATTAAAAGATTTATTTTTATTAGAAAGATTAATAGGAAGAAGAGAAAATAGTTTTAATTTACCATTAATAACATGTATTTTAAATACTGATTTTTTTAAGTTAATAAAATCTGATATTAAATTTGAAACTTCTTTATTATAAAAAATAACATTAATATTAATATTCGATGATGAGTGAGATTTAATAGCTATATTCTCCGAAACACAATAAGCAAACTTTTCATTTCTGCTATTAATAAGATTAAACTCAACATCTTCTAAAATCATTTTTATTGGTGCATTATTTTTTATGTTGATAATAACATTTACATTTGTAGCATCCCATTCAAATTTTTCTAATTCAATTCCAGCCAAATTATAATCTATAGGTACTTTCAAAATATACACTCCTTAAAAATTAAAAAAAGAGCTATAACCTTTATAAAGATTATAACTCTTATATTCTTAATAAATACTTAAAATGCCATTAATTAGCCAATTTTAAATTACATTCATGCTCTTCTTTTTTATACATAGCCTGTCTTTTCATAAGCAAGTCAAAATCAACCAAATGACCATCAAATTCAGGACCCTCAACGCAAGCAAATTTAGTTTGAGTACCAACTAATACTCTGCAGCAACCGCACATACCAGTACCATCAATCATAATAGGGTTCAAACTAACAGTAGTAGGGAGATTGTATTCTTTAGTAAGCTTACAAACAAATTTCATCATAATAGCAGGACCAATAGCTATAACTTCAGAAATTTTTTCACCCCTATCATATATCTTTTTAATCATATCTGTAACTAAGCCCTTTTCACCATAGCTGCCATTATCAGTACA
The genomic region above belongs to Brachyspira sp. SAP_772 and contains:
- the miaB gene encoding tRNA (N6-isopentenyl adenosine(37)-C2)-methylthiotransferase MiaB yields the protein MKNFYLENYGCQMNKADSNSLINSLMQEGFIQTENYENADNIIINTCSVRAHAEERVFSRVKLFNANRKKNKKDTKIIIMGCMAQTSKEHLESLGVDKIFDVYNEVNIIDYLKDEEVFVRKFNDNYIFNKSYVDEDKLHKAFIPITHGCNNWCTYCIVPHTRGKMISRKSSEILDELKRLIDEGAKEITLLGQNVNSYGLDIDNEINFTELLYKIDKVIEEKAKDKVWIRFLTSHPKDFDKELADAIWSLNSLCKHIHLPFQSGSDRILSLMNRKYTKEEYIKKVSYLREHADDFPISTDIIVGYADETEEEYQETLALLESIGFEEAYLYKYSEREGSIAYKKKVQYDKAAGARRLTQIVNFQRELAQKLLSKQVGKKAYIMIDDIAKDNMHYLCRSKENRIVLIKKEEQLNMGDIYYSEITEIKNHTLIGNLIK
- a CDS encoding UvrB/UvrC motif-containing protein — encoded protein: MSCNICGKNLAVLHIKESIGNEKYEMHICEECEKKMNIMEKCIELEFNNLHTIFPESKPVVNIKKKNNKKHKIKDKICPSCGYSLREFMKTGIMSCPKCYENFSKNIAKHVRKIHTYNKHLGRVANKNLTNRDIEEKIKQYEATMDMLIKIENYEEASIIKNKIENLKQTLNIKETLSENKDVHR
- a CDS encoding guanido phosphotransferase encodes the protein MFTDNNIAKWIYKKGLEDNIILYSKVSIYRNIDNIRFYNHIDKDDIEKIDSILTKEIEELKILDIHLEKIKLREIAPLEIKLLKENLTIPNKRNLLNASLYMDEDEETSILINSNEHCEIQTIARGLEIEECFNRAYKIESILDKKIDFAFNKKFGYLTSSPEKIGIAMNLTVSMAIPALIWKTPDNIEYFINKASKKGFDISIRAGRTMPVLNITNKTMMGLSEKDVLDNMLEIVNYILDKEKKMRSKIKNIDRLNIEDKVYRSRAILSNARVMNYMEFIKHNLWLRVGLDCNIIDDIDLDTLSYMIFISKNNHLKSMFSNKKKYKKVYEMRAAALRNIMNQQ